Genomic DNA from Diorhabda carinulata isolate Delta chromosome 10, icDioCari1.1, whole genome shotgun sequence:
ttccgagcttttgaatacttatttattcatcatctgggactgaaattatggtcaaagacaatataagtattcgaaagctcgaaaaatatattgaagttagtccactttggtgtttccttgccacgttaccaaaaaaactactcataatatagctggcaaagacttctttacaattcacATATATATTGTAaggaagtctttgccagctatattatgcgCGGTTTCTTAtcgggaacgtggcaaggaaacaccaaagtggactaacttcaatatattttccgagctttcgaatactcaTGTATTTATCCACTGTTCATAGTTGCATCATGATAATGCATCTTGGCACATTGCGGCACAGAGGGTGATTTTGTTACATAGAAATAATGTGACAGTTATTGAAGATCGACCCTATTCACCTTTTGGACTATGTGTGATTTCTGATTATTCTTTTATACAAGGAAATATTTACGAGAGAGACGTTTCTCAATAGAGGATGAGGAAGATGGAGAAGTTGATCAGtttcttttttagaatattCCGAAAGATAACTGGCCTCAAGCCTGGAAAGTACATTGAGATAGGTGATATTTCCatggaaattaatgaaataattttttttagtcaaaaggtccaaaaatttgataaaaacaccGTCTCGATTCTAAAAGGTCCTTTATCTACACTACAACGGCTAATTAAAgtgaaaatcaaattgaattttgaaaaatttctgttGATACTACTTCTTATATTTACAAGTGAGATCCATTATCTTTTTAACTTTGCTTCATATGTCACAAAATTCTTTAGTAATACGtcgtattttgtatttattttagaaaacaaaaaaaatcaattagaaCTTCTGTACAGTTATATTTCACATAATGTGAATAGAGTGTTtgtttatattagaaaataaactcCTTTTTAATTAGATCAACTCTACCTACTCGTATACTCCTCAGTAATTTTCATCCtcatttcattctttttttcgCAGTTGTGCTGCAGCTAAGCTAAAATGAAAAGTAGCCAACCGGTGCTCCACTACATCAAAACCATCCTCAACCATTTGGAGCTCAGCTTAGAGCTTCAACCATCAAGgctttccatagataagtcccagtTCTTATCTTCAATACAGATGAATTATCATGACTTATAAGTTATCTTTTCTTGAAAACGCAGTTGATGAGAATTTTGTTACttcttaataaatattacatttgcTGGAACCTTTTTTATTGTTCACATTCagcattaaatattattttggagaATAGTATCTGCAGATAATTAATGGATTCAGTTTTTATGAATTCAATTCATGTACAAagtgcagttttattttttttatatatctcaaatttATTGAAGTAGGTCGCAACAATTTTGAATCCAACTAAAACGGGAACATTTCTATGACATCATCAACAATTCCGAGAAACTTCGCTCATACTCGAATTAATACAAGCAACCGATTTTCTTGGGGACCTTTTATTTGTACCTTCTTAAGTCACCTACTCGAAAGAAAAATTTCAGCTTATGGAAACTCTGTCTAACTGAAATAAGAAGGTACAAAGATTAGCTAGTTTTGATTGATTCCCGAGCTTGTGTGTTTATTCTAGTGAAATTGTCCAATAGTCCAATCCCTGATATTACAAAAGAAGGCTAACCACAGAAAATAGTTTATTTCCGAAATCAAAAGACTCCGGAGAAAGATTTTCTGACGTCGAGGATGCAAAAAGTGGACAGTCTCGCAAACACACTATGTGCTATAACAATAGCTTTTGCTATGAACGATCAGAACTCAGGGGTAAACGGAGGCGACGTAACCTTTTCGTGGCGCCGTATGTTTTCACTAGGAAGAAATCAATACAAACCAGGAAAGGTAAGCTTGAGTTAGTTTGGGTTGAGAAGAGAAGAAAATGAACATGtaaaatgctttattatttattttacagtaTTAGATTATTATTGATTGATAACATAATTCTAGTAGATTCTATGATAATGTACTAGAGGAGGACGCTCATCGTCATCGTCTTTACGGTGAcggtcatcatcatcatcatcatcgtctctACGGTGACGGTCATCATCGTCGTCATCATCTCTACGGTCAGTTAGTCCACGGTGGCGgtcatcgtcatcatcatcatcgtctctACGGTGAcggtcatcatcatcatcgtctcCACGGTGGCGatcatcgtcatcatcatctCTACGGTCAGTAAGTCCACGGTGAcggtcatcatcatcatcatcatcatgtCTACGGTGACGGTCATCATCGTCGTCATCATCTCTACGGTCAGTTAGTACACGGTGGCGgtcatcgtcatcatcatcatcgtctctACGGTGACGGTCATCGTCATCATCGTCTCCACGGTGGCGatcatcgtcatcatcatctCTACGGTCTGTTAGTCCACGGTGACGgtcatcgtcatcatcatcatcgtctctACGATGGCGATCGTCATCATCATCGTCTCTACCATGGCGGTCATCATCGTCGTCATCATCTCTACGGTCAGTTAGTCCACGGTGACGgtcatcgtcatcatcatcgtcgtctCTACGGTGAcggtcatcatcatcatcatcatcgtctctACGGTGACGGTCATCATCGTCGTCATCATCTCTACGGTCAGTTAGTACACGGTGAcgatcatcatcatcatcgtctctACGGTGACGGTCATCATCGTCGTCATCATCTCTACGGTCAGTTAGTCCACGGTGGCGgtcatcgtcatcatcatcatcgtctctACGGTGAcggtcatcatcatcatcgtctcCACGGTGGCGatcatcgtcatcatcatctCTACGGTCAGTTAGTCCTCGGTGACGgtcatcgtcatcatcatcatcgtctctACGGTGAcggtcatcatcatcatcatcatcgtctctACCATGGCGGTCATCATCGTCGTCATCATCTCTACGGTCAGTTAGTCCACGGTGACGgtcatcgtcatcatcatcatcgtctctACGGTGGCGATCGTCATCATCATCGTCTCTACCATGGCGGTCATCATCGTCGTCATCATCTCTACGGTCAGTTAGTCCACGGTGACGgtcatcgtcatcatcatcatcgtctctACGGTGAcggtcatcatcatcatcatcatcatcgtctctACCATGGCGGTCATCATCGTCGTCATCATCTCTACGGTCAGTTAGTCCACGGTGACGgtcatcgtcatcatcatcatcgtctctACGGTGGCGATCGTCATCATCATCGTCTCTACCATGGCGGTCATCATCGTCGTCATCATCTCTACGGTCAGTTAGTCCACGGTGACGgtcatcgtcatcatcatcatcgtctctACGGTGAcggtcatcatcatcatcatcgtctctACCATGGCGGTCATCATCGTCGTCATCATCTCTACGGTCAGTTAGTCCACGGTGACGgtcatcgtcatcatcatcatcgtctctACGGTGGCGATCGTCATCATCATCGTCTCTACCATGGCGGTCATCATCGTCATCATCTCTACGGTCAGTTAGTCCACGGTGACGGTCATCGTCATCATCTTCATCGTCTCTACGGTGGCGATCGTCATCATCATCGTCTCTACCATGACGGTCATCATCGTCGTCATCATCTCTACGGTCAGTTAGTCCACGGTGGCGgtcatcgtcatcatcatcatcgtctctACGGTGAcggtcatcatcatcatcgtctcCACGGTGGCGATCATCGTTATCATCATCTCTACGGTCAGTTAGTCCACGGTGACGgtcatcgtcatcatcatcatcgtctctACGGTGAcggtcatcatcatcatcatcatcgtctctACCATGGCGGTCATCATCGTCGTCATCATCTCTACGGTCAGTTAGTCCACGGTGACGgtcatcgtcatcatcatcatcgtctctACGATGGCGATCGTCATCATCATCGTCTCTACCATGGCGGTCATCATCGTCGTCATCATCTCTACGGTCAGTTAGTCCACGGTGACGgtcatcgtcatcatcatcatcgtctctACGGTGAcggtcatcatcatcatcatcatcatcatcgtctctACCATGGCGGTCATCATCGTCGTCATCATCTCTACGGTCAGTTAGTCCACGGTGACGgtcatcgtcatcatcatcatcgtctctACGGTGGCGATCGTCATCATCATCGTCTCTACCATGGCGGTCATCATCGTCGTCATCATCTCTACGGTCAGTTAGTCCACGGTGACGgtcatcgtcatcatcatcatcgtctctACGGTGAcggtcatcatcatcatcatcatcatcgtctctACCATGGCGGTCATCATCGTCGTCATCATCTCTACGGTCAGTTAGTCCACGGTGACGgtcatcgtcatcatcatcatcgtctctACGGTGGCGATCGTCATCATCATCGTCTCTACCATGGCGGTCATCATCGTCATCATCTCTACGGTCAGTTAGTCCACGGTGACGGTCATCGTCATCATCTTCATCGTCTCTACGGTGGCGATCGTCATCATCATCGTCTCTACCATGGCGGTCATCATCGTCGTCATCATCTCTACGGTCAGTTAGTCCACGGTGACGgtcatcgtcatcatcatcatcgtctctACGGTGGCGATCGTCATCATCATCGTCTCTACCATGGCGGTCATCATCGTCATCATCTCTACGGTCAGTTAGTCCACGGTGACGgtcatcgtcatcatcatcatcgtctctACGGTGACGGTCATCATCTTCGTCATCATCTCTACGGTCAGTTAGTACACGGTGGCGgtcatcgtcatcatcatcatcgtctctACGGTGACGgtcatcgtcatcatcatctCTACCGTGGCGATCGTCATCATCATCGTCTCTACCGTGACGGTCATCGTCGTCGTCATCTCTACGGTCAGTTAGTGTACGGGGAGGGTCTTCGTCATAATCATTATCATAATCATCTCTACGGTGGCGatgatcatcatcatcatcatctctACCGTGGCGATCGTCATCATCATCGTCTCTACCGAGACGGTCATCGTCGTCGTCATCTCTATGGTCACTTAATCTGTGGTGACgatcgtcatcatcatcatcgtcccTACCATGGCGATCGTCATCGTCATCCCAATGATCTCTGTTCAACTATATGgtagataaaaatgaaattattctcGACTCATGTCTATcgatatttgataatttataatgctaatatatttcaatagatcACATTCATAATAATACTCTC
This window encodes:
- the LOC130898667 gene encoding protein starmaker-like, with amino-acid sequence MYIKLAFAALLVCALYSSAYSRSIRNDEKSVVSDEQGKTFSVNLNRDHWDDDDDRHGRDDDDDDDRHHRLSDHRDDDDDDRLGRDDDDDDRHGRDDDDDDHRHRRDDYDNDYDEDPPRTLTDRRDDDDDDRHGRDDDDDDRHGRDDDDDDRHRRDDDDDDDDRHRVLTDRRDDDEDDDRHRRDDDDDDDDRHRGLTDRRDDDDDDRHGRDDDDDDRHRRDDDDDDDDRHRGLTDRRDDDDDDDRHGRDDDDDDRHRRDDEDDDDDRHRGLTDRRDDDDDDRHGRDDDDDDRHRRDDDDDDDDRHRGLTDRRDDDDDDDRHGRDDDDDDDDDRHRRDDDDDDDDRHRGLTDRRDDDDDDDRHGRDDDDDDRHRRDDDDDDDDRHRGLTDRRDDDDDDDRHGRDDDDDDDDDDRHRRDDDDDDDDRHRGLTDRRDDDDDDDRHGRDDDDDDRHRRDDDDDDDDRHRGLTDRRDDDDDDDRHGRDDDDDDDDRHRRDDDDDDDDRHRGLTDRRDDDNDDRHRGDDDDDDRHRRDDDDDDDDRHRGLTDRRDDDDDDDRHGRDDDDDDRHRRDDEDDDDDRHRGLTDRRDDDDDDRHGRDDDDDDRHRRDDDDDDDDRHRGLTDRRDDDDDDDRHGRDDDDDDDRHRRDDDDDDDDRHRGLTDRRDDDDDDDRHGRDDDDDDRHRRDDDDDDDDRHRGLTDRRDDDDDDDRHGRDDDDDDDDDRHRRDDDDDDDDRHRGLTDRRDDDDDDDRHGRDDDDDDRHRRDDDDDDDDRHRGLTDRRDDDDDDDRHGRDDDDDDDDRHRRDDDDDDDDRHRGLTDRRDDDDDDRHRGDDDDDDRHRRDDDDDDDDRHRGLTDRRDDDDDDDRHRRDDDDDDRHRVLTDRRDDDDDDDRHRRDDDDDDDDRHRRDDDDDDDDRHRGLTDRRDDDDDDDRHGRDDDDDDRHRRDDDDDDDDRHRGLTDRRDDDDDDRHRGDDDDDDRHRRDDDDDDDDRHRVLTDRRDDDDDDDRHRRHDDDDDDDRHRGLTDRRDDDDDDRHRGDDDDDDRHRRDDDDDDDDRHRGLTDRRDDDDDDDRHRRDDDDDDDDRHRKDDDDERPPLVHYHRIY